From one Lotus japonicus ecotype B-129 chromosome 3, LjGifu_v1.2 genomic stretch:
- the LOC130748034 gene encoding inactive protein kinase SELMODRAFT_444075-like produces the protein MSREQKRGKQEKGSDGAEKVIVAVKASKEIPKTALVWSLTHVVQPGDCITLLVVVPPQSSGKKLWGFPRFAGDCASLHKKSTTGTSSEQKNDITDSCSQMILQLHDVYDPNKINVKIKIVSGSPCGAVAAEAKKAQANWVVLDKHLKHEEKQCMEELQCNIVVMKRSQPKVLRLNLVGSKKKDLEEACPLPSEQSGLHGIHSKKKNGTLNSIKGPVVTPTSSPELGTPLTATEAGTSSVSSSDPGASPFFISEMNAESKKEETIKENLELDDSNSDTDSEDLSTSSASLRFQPWITELLLHQHQKSSQRAAEERSERSCNRIQLSTAKALREKFSKLDGEAEIEASIYKTGLNFGGDVREAVALSRNAPPGPPPLCSICQHKAPVFGKPPRWFSYAELELATGGFSKANFLAEGGFGSVHRGVLPDGQVIAVKQHKLASSQGDPEFCSEVEVLSCAQHRNVVMLIGFCIENRRRLLVYEYICNGSLDSHLYGRQREPLEWSARQKVAAGAARGLRYLHEECRVGCIIHRDMRPNNILITHDFEPLVGDFGLARWQPDGDTGVETRVIGTFGYLAPEYAQSGQITEKADVYSFGVVLLELVTGRKAIDLNRPKGQQCLTEWARPLIDEYAIEKFIDPRLGSHYSEDEVSCMLHAASLCIRRDPYSRPRMSQVLRILEGDTLMDTNCISTPGYDVGNRSI, from the exons ATGAGTCGAGAACAGAAGCGAGGGAAGCAGGAAAAAGGTTCCGATGGTGCTGAGAAGGTTATTGTTGCTGTGAAGGCATCAAAGGAAATTCCAAAGACTGCTCTTGTTTGGTCTCTGACTCATGTTGTTCAACCTGGGGATTGCATTACACTGCTAGTGGTTGTACCCCCACAAAGTTCAG GCAAAAAGTTATGGGGTTTTCCAAGGTTTGCTGGCGACTGTGCCAGTCTTCACAAGAAGTCGACCACGGGAACAAGTTCAGAACAGAAGAATGATATCACTGATTCTTGCTCTCAAATGATCCTTCAGCTCCATGATGTCTATGATCCAAATAAG ATAAATGTCAAGATTAAAATTGTTTCTGGATCACCCTGTGGAGCAGTGGCTGCAGAAGCCAAGAAAGCCCAAGCCAATTGGGTTGTGTTAGACAA ACATCTCAAACATGAGGAAAAACAATGCATGGAAGAGCTTCAGTGCAACATTGTGGTTATGAAACGTTCCCAACCTAAGGTACTCCGCTTGAATTTGGTGGGTTCAAAGAAGAAGGATCTTGAAGAAGCATGTCCACTACCTTCTGAGCAAAGTGGGTTGCATGGAATACACTCCAAGAAGAAGAATGGTACCCTAAATTCCATAAAAGGACCAGTTGTCACTCCAACTAGCAGCCCTGAGCTAGGAACTCCGCTAACTGCGACTGAAGCTGGCACTTCATCAGTTTCAAGCTCTGATCCAGGAGCTTCACCATTTTTTATCTCTGAGATGAATGCTGAGTCAAAGAAAGAGGAAACTATCAAAGAAAATCTAGAACTTGATGATAGTAATTCAGACACAGACAGCGAAGATTTGTCCACATCTTCAGCTAGCTTGAGATTCCAGCCATGGATTACAGAGTTACTTTTACATCAACATCAAAAATCATCTCAACGTGCTGCAGAAGAAAGATCGGAGAGATCTTGTAATAGGATTCAACTGTCTACAGCTAAAGCTTTGCGGGAGAAATTCTCAAAGCTGGATGGAGAAGCTGAGATTGAAGCCTCAATCTATAAGACTGGCTTAAATTTCGGTGGAGATGTAAGAGAAGCAGTAGCATTATCTAGGAATGCCCCACCAGGTCCACCTCCGTTATGCTCAATATGTCAACACAAGGCTCCTGTTTTTGGAAAACCTCCAAGATGGTTCAGCTATGCTGAGTTGGAGCTTGCTACTGGTGGATTTTCAAAAGCCAATTTCTTGGCAGAAGGAGGATTTGGATCTGTTCACAGAGGGGTTCTACCAGATGGACAAGTCATTGCTGTCAAGCAACATAAATTGGCTAGTTCTCAGGGTGATCCTGAATTTTGCTCAGAGGTAGAAGTCCTGAGTTGCGCTCAGCACCGAAATGTTGTTATGTTGATTGGGTTCTGTATAGAGAACAGGAGAAGGCTACTGGTTTATGAGTACATATGTAATGGATCATTGGATTCTCATTTATATG GGAGACAACGGGAACCATTAGAATGGTCTGCGCGTCAAAAAGTTGCTGCTGGAGCTGCTCGAGGGTTGCGATATCTTCATGAAGAGTGCAGAGTTGGTTGTATAATCCACCGTGACATGCGGCCTAATAACATTCTTATCACTCATGATTTTGAACCACTG GTTGGTGATTTTGGACTGGCAAGGTGGCAGCCTGATGGAGACACAGGAGTGGAAACTAGAGTGATTGGAACATTTGG ATATTTGGCTCCTGAATATGCTCAAAGTGGCCAAATAACTGAAAAGGCTGATGTTTATTCGTTTGGTGTTGTATTACTGGAGCTTGTAACAGGTCGAAAAGCTATTGATCTGAATAGACCCAAGGGTCAGCAGTGTCTTACTGAGTGG GCACGTCCATTGATAGATGAATATGCTATTGAGAAATTCATTGATCCAAGATTGGGAAGTCACTACTCTGAAGATGAGGTTTCTTGCATGCTTCATGCTGCATCATTATGCATAAGGCGAGATCCTTATTCTAGACCACGCATGTCACAG GTTCTGCGAATACTGGAGGGTGACACTCTCATGGACACGAATTGCATTTCAACTCCTGGTTATGATGTCGGAAACCGGAGCATTTAA